In Archangium lipolyticum, a single window of DNA contains:
- the hflX gene encoding GTPase HflX, whose product MSKSSSPRPLAVLVGVQLPGVSDTEHAADLAELGRLVHTLGYEVSATVSQRRERLAAGTVLGTGKLAELAQLTGGRGTVPSGAQGRKSKARERWEAEAEEAGEQEAEAEADEEVAEDDEGPMEELAAEASEEQPAGRPTVVVVDHELSPSQLRNLERATGAQVFDRTGVIVDIFHRHARSREAKMQVEIARLNYLAPRLRESTGSSERQQGRGSGDSAVELDRRKIRDRIAELREGLAAIQQDQEHRRYARRDQLRVALVGYTNAGKSSLMRALTGSEVLVADQLFATLDTTVRALQPETRPRVLVSDTVGFIQKLPHDLVASFRSTLDEALEASLLLYVVDGSDPTWEAQLEVTRSVLREIGAQSVPSRLLFNKADRLTPEAREALLQQHPEAIVLSAHAPDDVEALRQTIIEFFERSMVEEELVIPYARQARIGEVYEHARVLSEAYDETGRRLKVRALPAAMARLTRAFET is encoded by the coding sequence ATGTCGAAATCCTCTTCCCCGCGCCCGCTCGCCGTGCTGGTGGGCGTGCAGCTCCCTGGCGTCTCGGACACCGAACACGCCGCCGACCTCGCTGAGCTGGGGCGGCTGGTGCACACGCTCGGCTACGAGGTCTCCGCGACCGTGAGCCAGCGCCGTGAACGCCTCGCGGCGGGAACGGTCCTCGGGACCGGAAAGCTCGCGGAGCTGGCCCAGCTCACTGGAGGCCGCGGCACCGTGCCCTCGGGGGCGCAGGGACGGAAGTCGAAGGCGCGTGAGCGCTGGGAGGCCGAAGCGGAAGAGGCCGGGGAGCAGGAGGCCGAGGCCGAAGCGGACGAGGAAGTCGCGGAGGACGACGAGGGCCCCATGGAGGAACTGGCGGCCGAGGCCAGCGAGGAGCAACCCGCGGGGAGGCCCACGGTGGTGGTGGTCGACCATGAGCTGTCGCCCAGCCAGCTGCGCAACCTGGAGCGGGCCACTGGCGCGCAGGTGTTCGACCGCACGGGCGTCATCGTGGACATCTTCCACCGTCACGCGCGGAGCCGAGAGGCGAAGATGCAGGTGGAGATCGCACGGCTCAACTACCTCGCCCCGCGCCTGCGCGAGTCGACGGGGAGCAGCGAGCGACAACAGGGCCGGGGCTCGGGTGATTCGGCGGTGGAGCTGGATCGCCGCAAGATTCGCGACCGGATCGCCGAGCTGCGCGAGGGGCTCGCGGCCATCCAGCAGGACCAGGAGCACCGGCGCTACGCCCGGAGGGACCAGCTGCGGGTGGCGCTGGTCGGGTACACCAACGCGGGCAAGTCCTCGCTCATGCGTGCCCTGACGGGCAGCGAGGTGCTGGTGGCGGATCAGCTCTTCGCCACGCTCGACACCACGGTGCGGGCGCTGCAACCGGAGACCCGCCCGCGAGTACTGGTCTCGGACACGGTGGGCTTCATCCAGAAGCTGCCGCATGACCTCGTGGCCTCGTTCCGCTCCACGCTGGATGAGGCGCTGGAGGCATCCCTGCTGCTCTACGTGGTGGATGGCTCCGACCCCACCTGGGAGGCCCAGCTCGAGGTCACCCGCTCGGTGCTCCGGGAGATTGGAGCGCAGAGCGTCCCGAGCCGGCTGTTGTTCAACAAGGCGGACCGGCTCACGCCCGAGGCCCGGGAGGCCCTGCTCCAACAACATCCCGAGGCCATCGTCCTCTCGGCGCACGCACCGGACGACGTCGAGGCGCTCCGCCAGACGATCATCGAGTTCTTCGAGCGCTCGATGGTCGAGGAGGAGCTGGTGATTCCCTACGCCCGCCAGGCGCGCATTGGAGAGGTGTACGAGCATGCCCGGGTCCTCTCCGAGGCCTACGACGAGACCGGCCGGCGGCTGAAGGTCCGGGCGCTCCCAGCGGCAATGGCCCGGTTGACCCGAGCCTTCGAGACGTGA
- a CDS encoding pyridoxamine 5'-phosphate oxidase family protein yields MSDSISTIAALEACIGKTPAPVNLKVIDHLDEGALRWLAASPLMFAGFGDPPRIGITLGGGHPGFAGGDARELRLPTALLDDPTLARPGMGFGALFLLPGIGETLRVNGRVAKASDGELRITVEECYGHCAKALIRSDFWAASPGAATPRDAAAFLSASRFMALATIDAQGRADLSPKGDPAGTMASLTNGSAWFADRPGNRRVDSFRNIIAQPRIAAALLIPGSTHVAHLSGVARITTDEAVRAQFVVQGKTPTLVTGIDDPTIDLRESPALVRANLWPVKARTEDIDPAKVFVAHIKLNSDKGLGARLAGAVLSVPGVTGLLQKGLEKDYKTNLY; encoded by the coding sequence ATGAGCGACTCCATCAGCACGATTGCCGCGCTGGAAGCCTGCATCGGCAAGACGCCGGCGCCGGTGAACCTCAAGGTCATCGATCATCTGGACGAAGGCGCGCTGCGCTGGCTCGCCGCGTCGCCCCTGATGTTCGCCGGGTTCGGGGATCCCCCCCGCATCGGCATCACCCTCGGCGGCGGCCACCCCGGTTTCGCTGGGGGCGACGCTCGCGAGCTGCGACTGCCCACCGCGCTGCTCGACGACCCGACGCTGGCCCGGCCGGGCATGGGGTTCGGCGCGTTGTTCCTGCTCCCCGGCATCGGAGAAACCCTGCGCGTCAACGGCAGGGTGGCGAAGGCGAGCGATGGCGAGCTCCGCATCACGGTCGAGGAATGCTATGGCCATTGCGCCAAGGCGCTGATCCGCTCGGACTTCTGGGCTGCTTCGCCTGGCGCGGCCACGCCGCGGGATGCTGCGGCCTTCCTTTCCGCCAGCCGCTTCATGGCGCTGGCGACGATCGACGCGCAGGGACGCGCCGACCTCAGCCCCAAGGGGGATCCGGCTGGCACGATGGCGAGCCTCACGAACGGCAGCGCCTGGTTCGCCGATCGCCCGGGAAACCGCCGTGTGGACAGCTTCCGCAACATCATCGCCCAGCCGCGCATCGCCGCCGCGCTCCTGATTCCCGGTTCGACGCACGTCGCTCATCTATCGGGGGTCGCGCGGATCACGACCGATGAGGCGGTGCGCGCGCAATTCGTCGTCCAGGGCAAGACGCCGACGCTGGTCACCGGAATCGATGACCCAACCATCGACCTGCGCGAGAGCCCCGCGCTCGTCCGCGCCAATCTCTGGCCAGTCAAAGCGCGTACCGAGGACATCGACCCGGCGAAGGTGTTCGTCGCGCACATCAAGCTGAATAGCGATAAGGGCCTCGGTGCCAGGCTGGCGGGCGCGGTCCTGTCCGTTCCCGGCGTTACCGGCCTTCTGCAGAAGGGCTTGGAGAAGGACTACAAGACCAACCTCTACTGA
- a CDS encoding AraC family transcriptional regulator — MGLVTGGLELNFHTHRKAQLFFMLRGEVTCEASNALWLVPPQSALWIPGDTNHSIKGRAPLEGLALFVEPEAIATLPRECCAVSVSPLLRELLFRAATLPALYPLDGPEARLVAVLLDELAAAQVENLRLPMPTDARLRRLVEMITAHPADGSTMKEWARRIGVGERTLSRLLVHETGMSFGRWRQQLHIILALQWLTRGASVQSVAIDLGYESASSFVTMFRKALGTSPARYITRRLDLARSDAGD; from the coding sequence ATGGGGCTGGTGACTGGAGGGCTCGAGCTGAACTTTCACACCCACCGCAAGGCACAGTTGTTCTTCATGCTCCGGGGCGAGGTGACTTGTGAGGCGTCAAACGCCCTGTGGCTCGTCCCACCCCAGTCGGCGCTGTGGATTCCAGGCGATACGAACCACAGCATCAAGGGCCGGGCACCTCTCGAAGGGCTCGCGCTGTTCGTGGAGCCCGAGGCGATCGCCACATTGCCCAGGGAATGCTGTGCGGTTTCCGTCAGCCCTCTGCTCCGGGAGCTGCTGTTCCGCGCCGCGACGCTGCCCGCGCTGTATCCACTCGACGGGCCCGAGGCCCGGCTCGTCGCCGTGCTGCTCGATGAACTGGCGGCGGCTCAGGTGGAGAATCTGCGGCTTCCCATGCCCACGGACGCGCGGCTTCGGCGGCTCGTCGAGATGATCACCGCCCATCCGGCGGACGGCTCGACCATGAAGGAATGGGCGAGGCGGATTGGCGTTGGCGAGCGGACGCTGAGCCGCCTGCTCGTTCACGAGACCGGCATGAGCTTTGGCCGATGGCGCCAGCAACTTCACATCATCCTGGCGTTGCAATGGCTCACGCGGGGAGCCTCCGTGCAGAGCGTGGCGATCGACCTGGGTTACGAAAGCGCGAGCAGCTTCGTGACAATGTTTCGAAAGGCGCTCGGCACGTCGCCGGCGCGATACATCACGCGGCGGCTCGACCTTGCCAGATCTGACGCTGGCGACTGA
- a CDS encoding P1 family peptidase codes for MTSPVQEPVRARELGIAPGIFHPGANNALTDVAGVLVGHTTVIEGGSVRTGVTAIRPHAGNLFHERVPAAIVVGNGFGKLLGVTQVNELGELETPLLLTSTMPPPQ; via the coding sequence ATGACCTCTCCCGTCCAGGAACCCGTCCGGGCCCGCGAGCTCGGCATCGCTCCGGGCATCTTCCACCCGGGCGCGAACAACGCGCTCACCGACGTGGCGGGCGTGCTCGTGGGCCACACCACCGTCATCGAGGGCGGCTCCGTGCGCACCGGCGTCACCGCGATCCGACCGCATGCGGGCAACCTCTTCCACGAGCGCGTACCAGCGGCGATCGTCGTCGGCAACGGCTTTGGCAAACTGCTCGGAGTGACGCAGGTGAACGAGCTGGGAGAGCTGGAGACGCCACTTCTGCTCACCAGCACGATGCCGCCTCCACAATAG
- a CDS encoding GNAT family N-acetyltransferase: protein MLIRPITASDHTFIIGLANRFTDFPLPPGRPREVVEAGIRRDLERHVEERPANSFFFILEEDDGTRAGFIHLLVMEDFFSGGRNCHVSDLAVAQGHEGRGHARRLLAFAEEFGREQRCERLTLAVFPGNERARKLYETAGWNYELLRMSRPL from the coding sequence ATGCTCATCCGCCCCATCACCGCCTCGGACCACACGTTCATCATCGGACTTGCCAACCGCTTTACTGACTTCCCGCTGCCGCCGGGTCGACCAAGGGAGGTCGTCGAGGCCGGCATCCGCCGAGACCTCGAGCGCCATGTGGAGGAGCGGCCGGCAAACTCCTTCTTCTTCATTCTGGAGGAAGACGATGGCACCCGTGCCGGCTTCATTCACCTTCTGGTGATGGAGGACTTCTTCAGTGGCGGTCGCAATTGCCATGTCTCGGATCTGGCGGTAGCGCAGGGACATGAGGGGCGCGGCCACGCACGCCGACTGCTGGCGTTCGCCGAGGAGTTCGGGAGGGAGCAGCGCTGCGAACGGCTGACGCTGGCCGTCTTCCCGGGAAACGAGCGCGCGCGGAAGCTCTACGAGACAGCAGGCTGGAACTACGAGCTGTTGCGAATGAGCAGGCCGCTCTGA
- a CDS encoding MerR family transcriptional regulator: MKERTTSRRRWRIGDLAAATGLTVRTLHHYEHIGLLAPAARTEGHQRLYDEHDVRRLYRIRALRDLGLSLAEIGRMLEDDSAALGDVLRAHLARVDAELQRLGRLRALLDRACAQADRAVEPDDLLATIEAMSLVARRIDARGTNGRTPDDAESRWRALANELRACMEAGAAPSTPRVRAVARVALAWLRDFAGGDRATLDALARLRQVDPPQHLAGWDPELMRYLNQALACLHETEHEPC; encoded by the coding sequence ATGAAGGAACGAACGACGAGTCGACGACGCTGGCGGATCGGCGACCTGGCGGCTGCCACCGGATTGACGGTGCGCACCCTTCACCACTACGAGCACATCGGGCTGCTCGCGCCAGCGGCGCGGACGGAGGGTCACCAACGGCTCTACGACGAGCACGACGTGCGCCGCCTCTACCGCATCCGCGCGCTGCGCGATCTGGGCCTGTCGCTCGCGGAGATCGGCCGCATGCTCGAGGACGACAGCGCCGCACTCGGCGACGTCTTGCGTGCCCACCTGGCCCGCGTCGACGCCGAGCTTCAGCGGCTCGGGCGGCTTCGCGCGCTCCTCGACCGCGCGTGCGCGCAGGCGGACCGCGCCGTCGAACCCGACGACCTGCTCGCCACGATCGAGGCGATGTCCCTGGTCGCTCGCCGCATCGACGCCCGCGGCACGAACGGCCGTACACCCGACGACGCCGAGTCCCGCTGGCGAGCGCTCGCCAACGAGCTTCGTGCCTGCATGGAGGCGGGAGCCGCCCCGTCGACACCGCGCGTCCGTGCCGTGGCCCGCGTGGCGCTGGCGTGGCTGCGTGACTTCGCTGGTGGCGATCGTGCGACGTTGGACGCGCTCGCGCGCCTGCGCCAGGTGGATCCCCCCCAGCACCTCGCCGGGTGGGACCCCGAGTTGATGCGGTACCTCAACCAGGCCCTTGCCTGCCTTCACGAGACGGAGCACGAACCATGCTGA
- a CDS encoding alpha/beta fold hydrolase encodes MLNELIATDVGPSHLDIAYERLGNPAHPTVLLVMGLAAQLVHWPLGFLQALVQRDLHVVRFDNRDSGRSTHLRDAPPANLPAALGGDLSSVSYTLSDMAADAVGLLDVLKVDAAHVVGASMGGAIAQTLAIEHPKRVCSLTSMMSTTGDMTVGQAHPATMKSVFGGPPAHTREEVVARAVRAFGIIGSPAFPSDQAAVAERAGLAYDRDHDEAAVARQAVASVASGDRTRLLRTLDVPTLVLHGLADTLCDPSGGRATAAAIPGAELVLIEGMGHDLPRGLWERIADHIAEVVRRGEARARLAGGATTALAQP; translated from the coding sequence ATGCTGAACGAACTCATCGCGACCGACGTCGGTCCGTCACACCTCGACATCGCCTACGAGCGGCTCGGCAATCCGGCACACCCGACGGTCTTGCTGGTGATGGGCCTCGCCGCCCAGCTCGTGCACTGGCCGCTCGGCTTCCTCCAGGCGCTCGTCCAACGCGACCTGCATGTCGTGCGCTTCGACAACCGCGACTCGGGACGCTCCACGCACCTGCGGGATGCCCCACCCGCCAACCTGCCCGCGGCGCTCGGGGGTGATCTGTCATCGGTCTCGTACACCCTCTCCGACATGGCCGCTGACGCGGTCGGCCTGCTCGACGTGCTGAAGGTCGACGCCGCTCACGTCGTGGGGGCCTCGATGGGCGGCGCGATCGCACAGACCCTGGCGATCGAGCACCCGAAGCGGGTGTGCTCGCTCACGTCCATGATGTCGACGACCGGCGACATGACTGTCGGACAAGCCCATCCCGCGACGATGAAGTCGGTGTTCGGGGGCCCCCCGGCACACACACGCGAGGAGGTCGTCGCACGTGCCGTGCGTGCGTTCGGAATCATCGGCTCGCCCGCATTCCCGAGCGACCAGGCCGCTGTGGCCGAGCGGGCCGGGCTCGCGTACGACCGCGACCACGACGAGGCCGCGGTCGCGCGGCAGGCCGTGGCGTCGGTCGCGTCCGGCGACCGCACCCGGCTGCTGCGCACGCTCGACGTACCGACGCTCGTGCTGCACGGGCTCGCCGACACGCTGTGTGACCCCAGCGGCGGGCGCGCCACGGCGGCTGCCATTCCCGGTGCCGAGCTCGTGCTCATCGAGGGGATGGGGCACGATCTCCCTCGTGGTCTATGGGAGCGAATCGCCGACCACATCGCCGAGGTCGTGCGGCGCGGCGAGGCACGGGCACGACTCGCGGGCGGCGCGACGACTGCGCTGGCGCAGCCGTAG
- a CDS encoding HD domain-containing protein yields MTRGGLAALRLDDQRRPPWRRGDCAALFPLFSFPPRVVPGRVARIFRHPLWHDLGEAYAGDITPHDPVSREEKLQRERQAVERILAKLPRGAEYLALWEEFENGTSFEARLVRQVDRLEMGLQATIYEHQGAGDLSQFFASVHKALETPELTALLAELEKLRPGAPGQG; encoded by the coding sequence TTGACCCGCGGGGGGCTCGCCGCGCTTCGCCTGGACGACCAACGCCGGCCCCCTTGGAGGCGAGGGGACTGCGCAGCCCTCTTTCCTCTCTTCTCCTTCCCGCCACGTGTCGTTCCGGGTCGTGTCGCTCGAATTTTTCGACACCCTCTCTGGCACGACCTGGGGGAGGCGTACGCCGGAGACATCACGCCGCACGACCCGGTGAGCCGGGAGGAGAAGCTCCAGCGCGAGCGGCAGGCCGTGGAGCGCATCCTCGCCAAGCTGCCGCGAGGCGCCGAGTACCTCGCGCTCTGGGAGGAGTTCGAGAACGGCACGTCCTTCGAGGCCCGGCTGGTGCGACAGGTGGACCGGCTGGAGATGGGGCTGCAAGCCACCATCTACGAGCACCAGGGCGCGGGGGACCTGTCACAGTTCTTCGCCTCGGTGCACAAGGCGCTGGAGACACCCGAGCTGACAGCATTGCTCGCGGAGTTGGAGAAGCTGCGGCCCGGCGCGCCGGGACAGGGCTGA
- a CDS encoding MarR family winged helix-turn-helix transcriptional regulator — protein MALELQRLPGHETIQKDVERYAEADASAVETCLHLLHIAGEVEAAYGAHLARHGLSQARFIVLMQLQREEEGLRPAELAERTGVTRATMTGLLDGLEREGLILRRAHAEDGRMSVVRLSAKGRQRLEGLLPDHYRRTSALMSGLSAEERQQLQSLLTRVAVGIPRVRDP, from the coding sequence ATGGCGCTCGAGCTACAACGACTCCCGGGACACGAGACCATCCAGAAGGATGTGGAGCGGTACGCGGAGGCGGACGCGTCGGCGGTGGAGACGTGCCTGCACCTGCTGCACATCGCGGGGGAGGTGGAGGCGGCCTACGGAGCGCACCTGGCGAGGCATGGCCTGTCCCAGGCGCGCTTCATCGTCCTCATGCAGTTGCAGCGGGAGGAGGAGGGCCTGCGGCCGGCGGAGCTGGCCGAGCGGACGGGCGTCACCCGGGCGACGATGACGGGGCTGCTGGACGGGCTGGAGCGGGAGGGCCTCATCCTGCGCAGGGCGCACGCCGAGGACGGGCGCATGTCGGTGGTGCGCTTGTCGGCCAAGGGGCGCCAGAGGCTGGAGGGGCTCCTGCCGGACCACTACCGCCGCACCAGCGCCCTGATGAGTGGCCTGTCCGCCGAGGAGCGCCAGCAGCTCCAATCCCTGCTCACCCGGGTCGCCGTCGGCATCCCCCGCGTGCGCGACCCCTGA
- a CDS encoding antibiotic biosynthesis monooxygenase family protein produces MNAVTTTIDPRSGLCTLINVFTVEPERQEALVKLLEEATEQVMRHLPGFVSANLHRGLDGTHVANYAQWASREYFEAMLRNPRAQEHMRAAAAMAQKFEPHLYEVASTHQREEA; encoded by the coding sequence ATGAACGCAGTCACCACGACGATCGATCCGCGCAGCGGTCTGTGCACCCTCATCAACGTCTTCACCGTGGAGCCGGAGCGGCAGGAGGCGTTGGTGAAGCTGTTGGAGGAGGCGACGGAGCAGGTGATGCGGCACCTGCCGGGGTTCGTCTCGGCGAACCTCCACCGGGGCCTGGACGGCACCCACGTGGCCAATTACGCGCAATGGGCGAGCCGGGAGTACTTCGAGGCCATGCTGCGCAACCCCCGGGCGCAGGAGCACATGCGGGCCGCGGCGGCGATGGCGCAGAAGTTCGAGCCGCACCTCTACGAAGTGGCCTCCACGCACCAGCGCGAGGAGGCGTGA
- a CDS encoding Calx-beta domain-containing protein, whose product MSTAAAWMSLALLLTMGSSTAWAASTVTVSAPEGSVASEIGPTPGFFVFTREGDLSQPLTVNYTLGGTATRGSDYLVWETRATFEPGATTSLVTVLPRNDALQEGNESIVLTLVQGPDFTVGTADSASIPVADAFFQNFPGVIDSPELDPRTGLTRVSPDLRYLDARVDPGSGSLVIQVGVDVTMFFNNVVIYLDTDQNPATGDYRAGHVAGQEYRLDAAAGLISDYRLSRLRTVPPVDPSEAERDPVIRIQGASTNNGILTLVVPLSDIGNPAAVDVFAISHIGSAALTGQGVGDRAPDYGALDTRSQQVVVRRPGVTQYVRLSDPPGDNVNGFDLLFADFSTVADQFFITLGFSRPFDPSRPTQFPGPSGTVLLDSDRRLLTGGLFLGDDIPTWGGDVRLFYEMGSFQAPMVLVQPDNLGNTLAFGQDKNDGRWLVQGGVFFLGGSLSIFDPLLKLYDSAGGLRTIRIPGDGRMHVHTFTLGSNIGRDIADTLPDGKNMADTVSARVLRPFSWDPNNAPVPDPVEFPQPISGQDLTGIRTQLIEGNLVIQGILSAWSNTDIGNLFQVFMDTDHDTGTAPHGVVSNGPGAPIGVDYELRLVSDTTGTAPVYYAQLLFADGTRTRNDALILPQPTFSLAQPGSFTVTLPLAAIGNPSRLRLYVATSVYPAPGLLDLAPPQPLEILIPGQ is encoded by the coding sequence ATGAGCACCGCCGCTGCCTGGATGAGTCTGGCCCTCCTCCTGACAATGGGGAGCTCGACCGCCTGGGCCGCGTCGACGGTGACGGTCTCCGCGCCAGAGGGGAGCGTGGCCTCCGAGATCGGCCCCACGCCCGGCTTCTTCGTGTTCACCCGGGAGGGGGACCTCTCCCAGCCCTTGACCGTGAACTACACCCTCGGTGGCACGGCCACGCGAGGCAGCGACTACCTCGTCTGGGAGACCCGCGCCACGTTCGAGCCCGGGGCCACGACGAGCCTCGTGACCGTCCTGCCGCGCAACGATGCCCTCCAGGAAGGCAACGAGAGCATCGTCCTCACCCTGGTCCAGGGCCCGGATTTCACCGTGGGCACGGCGGACAGCGCGTCCATCCCGGTGGCGGATGCCTTCTTCCAGAACTTCCCGGGGGTCATCGACAGCCCGGAGCTCGACCCACGGACGGGCCTGACGCGGGTCTCCCCGGATCTGCGCTACCTGGATGCGAGGGTGGATCCGGGCTCCGGCTCCCTCGTCATCCAGGTCGGCGTGGACGTGACCATGTTCTTCAACAACGTCGTCATCTATCTCGACACGGACCAGAACCCGGCCACCGGGGACTACCGGGCGGGGCACGTCGCAGGACAGGAGTACCGTCTCGACGCCGCCGCCGGACTCATCTCCGACTACCGGCTCTCCAGACTCCGCACGGTACCGCCCGTGGATCCCAGCGAGGCGGAACGGGACCCCGTCATCCGGATCCAGGGTGCCAGCACGAACAATGGCATCCTCACGCTGGTCGTCCCGCTCTCCGACATCGGGAACCCGGCCGCGGTGGACGTCTTCGCCATCTCGCACATCGGGAGCGCCGCGCTCACCGGGCAGGGAGTCGGTGACCGGGCCCCGGACTACGGCGCTCTCGATACGCGCAGCCAGCAGGTCGTCGTGCGCAGGCCGGGTGTGACGCAATACGTGCGACTGTCCGACCCACCGGGCGACAACGTGAACGGGTTCGACCTGCTCTTCGCCGACTTCTCCACCGTCGCCGACCAGTTCTTCATCACCCTGGGCTTCTCGCGACCCTTCGACCCGTCCAGGCCGACCCAGTTCCCGGGGCCCTCGGGCACAGTGCTGCTCGACAGCGACCGCCGCCTCCTCACCGGTGGGCTCTTCCTGGGAGATGACATCCCCACCTGGGGTGGCGACGTGCGGCTGTTCTACGAGATGGGCAGCTTCCAGGCGCCCATGGTCCTCGTCCAGCCCGACAACCTCGGCAACACCCTGGCTTTCGGACAGGACAAGAATGACGGGCGCTGGTTGGTCCAGGGAGGAGTCTTCTTCCTGGGCGGCTCGCTCAGCATCTTCGATCCCCTGCTCAAGCTCTACGACAGCGCGGGGGGCCTCCGGACGATCCGCATCCCCGGGGACGGACGCATGCACGTCCATACATTCACGCTCGGGAGCAACATCGGGAGGGACATCGCCGATACGCTCCCGGACGGAAAGAACATGGCCGACACCGTGAGTGCCCGGGTCCTGCGGCCGTTTTCCTGGGACCCCAACAACGCCCCCGTGCCCGACCCCGTGGAGTTCCCTCAACCCATCTCCGGCCAGGACCTGACGGGAATCCGGACGCAGCTCATCGAGGGCAACCTGGTCATCCAGGGCATCCTCAGCGCCTGGTCGAATACAGACATCGGCAACCTCTTCCAGGTCTTCATGGACACGGACCACGATACCGGCACGGCCCCGCACGGCGTGGTGTCCAACGGCCCGGGTGCACCCATCGGCGTGGACTACGAGCTCCGGCTCGTCTCGGACACCACGGGCACCGCCCCGGTCTACTACGCGCAGCTGCTCTTCGCCGATGGAACCCGGACGCGCAACGACGCGCTCATCCTCCCCCAACCAACGTTCAGCCTGGCCCAACCGGGCAGCTTCACCGTGACCCTTCCGCTGGCCGCCATCGGCAATCCGTCCCGACTGCGCCTCTACGTGGCGACGAGCGTCTACCCCGCGCCCGGCCTGCTCGACCTCGCCCCTCCGCAGCCGCTGGAGATCCTCATCCCGGGACAGTGA